The window TTTTTGCTTTAATGTTTATTTTTACACTATTTCTACTCTACATTCATGTCTTCTGTTTTTTGGGATTCGAGGAGATTTTATTATTGCCTTTTTAGCAAACAGAAAGTGCAAAagtgaaatattttctttatttcccTTTCGTACTGTAGAAGTCAAGATTTTTTATTTGCCCTTATTTGTTGTCTGTAGTATGTGTGTTCTCGATCAGCTTTCGAAAATTTGCTATTTTTTCCAGCTGCAAACGGGATGGTTTTCATCTCATGTAATTGATTGCTTGAGATTGCGAGTAGCTCAGAGGTTTTTGACCGTATACCCCGAGGTTGGTGCAGAATCCATATTGAAGTCCGTTTCTAGACGCTTTGAGAGATCAAAGAAAGTACAGATTAATTTGAAGGATTTGAAAGGCGATGAAGGAAAACAGGCTAATGAAGGTTTAAATCATTCTGCATCATGAATTCTTTATTTCCAGATTTATTAATGTACCTTTCTTATTTACCTTTTCATATGGTtccaatattattatatatcacTAGCATGATTCTTTCTTCATTATATATCACCAGCATGATTCTTTCTTCTATTGGCTAATTGAATTAGCCTCCGTGGTTATCACCTGATACACTTGTTTTTTATCTTGAGAAAAATCTAGCAAGGTTATATGTTGCAGATATCGTACAGAGTGTAGATAAAGAACCCATTGATGAAGTTGAATACGAGGAAGATGAAATGGAAGAAGACAATCTTGGGGAAGGTTTTGATGCAGCTGAGGTATTGATATGGGGATTACCACTTTGGTTGGTTTCATTTCCCATCCCTATTTTCCACTCCACAAAATAAATGTGAACATTACAAGTccattttcattattttctctTGAAACATATTTTAGATTTTCCCTTGTTTTCTCACGTCCTGATATATAACTACGTTTGGTTCGAATTTTGAtcactttttaaaaatattctattattatatttcattgttatcgaaattaacatttttaaaattgttaaaaCTATATGTTATGTTCCTTAAAAAAAACTATGTTATGAAGTGAAACCACTACCTACCAATTTCTGATATGGTTTAATATCTATAATTATAATCTTGTACCCaaaaaacaaattcaaaatTGCATCTTAGTTCCGCGGAACAACCAAAACGGAACCAAATCGAAAACAAACAGTTCCTATGTATTTGTCAGTTAAATCATTCTTCGCGTATTTGGCCCTTCCCAGAATACATTTTTGAAGTAATAATCTACCAATGCACCACCTAACATTTGACATTTTCTTTTCCAGGTTGAAGAGGACAGGGATTTTTTGCTACGACCTCATTCATGTATCCTTGCAATATCATGTTATATACTTTTCTATCTTCATCGTTACCTCCAATTTCAGATGACATTTTTGTTGGATTGTCTATCCTCTTTGACGCTTTCCATTACTTCTTTTGATttgcttttattattattatttcttaaAATAATCTATATGTTTGAAATTTGCTGCATATGAACTTATCGATGACCATTATTGTTGGATCAATTAACATATTGAAATCAAATCAACTATATCCTATACACGATCTACAGACACTGAACATGAAAATGTCTCAAAGGATTATCTCCAGGAGCTTTTTGGTAGTTTTCCCTTCAATGCTGCCGATGGCGATGATGAAATGCAAGGTGCTGACCCATACGACGGAGAAGAATATCAGATTTACGAACATCATAGCGATGAAGGTGATGATGACTTCGATGATGAGGAATACTAAAACACCAACGTTGAGTATTCTGTCTTAACGGGAGCGTCTAGTTATTCCCCTCTACTTTTCGTAGGTCATTTCATGATTATATTCCTACACCATATCTTCGAGTCCATTCAAGGGGCagtgacttgaagaaatatTTCGAAATGTTGCGACTTGCCTTTAGTAGTTTGAAGATGGCTACATCTCTGGGAAATGGAATGAGTGAGCAGCACTTGGTCTAACTTGATTAGAAATGTATCTATGTAATGGGCTTACTTGATGATAAATTATAGACTTTATTTGATATTGATGTTAGGCTAATCTTACAGATAAATTGTTGGCTGtggattttgaaatatttttataactatttatttaatgaaattttgtATCTTGCAAGCTTTAAATGAATAGACAAGCATGTAGAAAATGTTATGGTCAATGGAAAGGTATCTGTATGGGTAGCAATCGCCAGATATATCATTTGTTGCAGCAGCTAACAATATTCCAGCAGCTACTAATATTTCAGAAGCTAATATTTTTCCAGCAAACATGTATTTTTCCAGCAAACATGTATACAGCAGatagaatccagcagcagaagagttcAATAGCTAGATTTCAGCAGATAGCTACTGATTCTGcttgacttgtaactgaagcatttaatatggaataaaggctgttaatgACACATCATAGCATATTATGGTCATTAATAGAGAGTCCAACAGTCAGAATTTTGCCTATAAATATCACCCTCAAACCTCTGAAATTGTTGTTACACAAAGCTTTTGCTATCACTTGAAATTCGAGCTAAGAGGGTGCCTATTTTTGAGCAGTAGAATCCAGTAGCGAGAAAACGCTAATTCCAGACTTCAACCAAAACTCCTAGCAAATTatggtaagtgggcttatgtataaatatcttgaaatcagtttgataatttctgttttaaagaaaagtttatgtatgTTTGATTTCTGATATCTGATTTTTGAAGAACTGaaccctagtgaactaatggtaggaatatattatattctgaaacattctgaattctgaatttctgatttctggcctcaccccttagaggaaagaacatataggggactgatatcagtttagccatgaaattcacaaacgtgctcagtgcttgcTTGCTAAGATTTTGTATTCTGATTTCTGTATGAAACCTGTGATTCCTGAACTCTGATTCGTGTtatgaaaataagagttttctgtatattattgtattatTGTTTCTGTTTAAAAATGGTTTTGAAAACtgagagttattcccgcccccgcttattgagtgacgaccatatcactcacccaccaaacccatctcagataagaacgaggaagaaatgttagaagaagaagagcatattcagttttgggactggtgaagaagactgttgtttTTCTCAGTTCTAGTTTATGTTTTCTTCTGCATCTGTTAAGAAGTTATTATgtttggttttacatttccgctgtaaaacattattATTTGAGTTTGTATCAGACAATGAACAATtcagtattatgaataaaaagactggtttctgaattttgtatctctgaggcttgttgttttcgaatgtaaatttgagagcaacgccggtgttgATCAACCCCGTCCGTGAggcgtgacattgaagtggtatcagagcaaaccAGGTTTCATAATATGGGGAGGAGGAATTAGAAATAATAGATTCTGATAAACTTCTGAAAATGAGTTCTGATAAACTActgtaatagactactgaaacAATAGACTAACTACGTACAGTTGGGAAAATCAGTAGAGCTCTGAGTATTTCATCAGCATGTCTGAAATGAGTATAATTGATTTCAGTAGACCTATGTTCAGTAGAGGTGAAATCAGTAACTCTGAagttaatattttgaaaattcagCAGCAAGTCTGAATCCAAAagcagtaaaaaaaaaatcagtagaCAAAAACCAGTAGACCGAATAACAGTAGCATCAGAACCAGTAGTTTGAAACCAGAACCAGTATGCCTGAATGCAGAAGACTGGTCGTTAGACCCGGAATGCAGCAGACTGGTTCTAACAGCGCTGGAAAGCAGCAGACTTGATTGCAGTAGCATCAGAATTGCAATAGAAGGTGAATTCCAGCAAGCGCATGCAGTAGACCTTGCAAATTGTATGGAAGTTGATGTGTTTTTCGCATAAACTTCAAACggccataacttttgatccaggaagaatttttactattaaaaGATACCGTTGGATTATCTACATTGAGGTGTTTTTCGCACAAACTTCAAGCGTGGCAATATTAATATATAAGGCTTATTTGCATTCAGATCTTCATATTTCATGCATTTGATATTTACATCTCTTATTAAGTGTATAAATTATAACATATCAAGATAGACGAGTACCAAATACATAAAGTCTAGGGAAGGTAAATACAAATTACTCAAAAttcacaaaaacttatatgagaCGGTCTAATAAGTcactttttttatatatataaatatggaCTGAGTCAATCTATTTCATAGATATAAattcgtgaaatcgtctcacatacATCATGAATATTTTAATTCGTTTTGTATAACAAAAATACATGCACACGTACGTACATTCTCCTCACGTGTCTTgagtagaaaaaaaaaaaagaagaagaagagcatAGGTGTAGGGGAAGAAGTTAGGAGGAAGAAGACTAaatctttgattaaattagtaaAAATATGAATCGGAGCAGCTAATAAAACCACCAAACGTTGATACTACCAATATTATTTACTCATACACAGATCGCATCATTTAACTCTTTCTAGCTAATTAAGCACTGCCAAAACCTGAGAATTTACAAGACTTTATTAATTTTGTCATACTTCTCTCTGACAAAGTGTTGCATTTATACTGCAAATACTTATTGAATTGCATCAAGGGATttgaattttgatataatatatgaagtgttataattagtatttgaaattacaattaaaatttataattgaatttattttacaaTTAGAAATTCTTTGCATGTTCTTGAAAAAGTTGTGCATGCAAGCTTCATTAATtatgaaatttaataaattgaatTTAATTTCCACTATTTCTTGAGATCAGCCATTCATTCGCTTTTACAGAAGTCGTCGTACGTGCAAATATTATgtagaatttgtttttttttttttgtggtttTTTTAATGCGTGAATTTTATAATGATGACAGTGACACAAAAATATTACAAAGTTTTTGTATTCATTAATAGACAACACACAATCTTGAAccgaatataaaaaaattatttcggaCGTACGTAATTTAGAGACTGGCTCATGTGAGattgataatttttttacaattttctaTGTAGTAAATCATTTACGGAACATATAATATCTGAAAAATGAGAAATAAAACTCCTGAAAACATATAATTTAATCATTTCATATAGTTTTGTTAGGTCTCTTTTAGTGTGaaagataatattttaattgttcaCATTCTTATATATTTATACAGCATTTCACTACAGTTGAAATTATACgtattatatatttcatatattttaaataatacttACGTTATCTTGCATCAAAATTAAAGGTTGTCATGTAATAAAAGTGCATGTGTGAGGATGCAACTGTAAAAGTCCGATACTACGTACAGTTggtattttaatataattctcaaacaaaaacaacaaatagCCCGAAATAAACTTAGGACAAAGGATGATTAAGATATCATAGAAAGCCGGTTAAGACGGCCAAATCATTCACGCCGGCATTCATTTTCCTGCCATTTGACAGCCCACATTCTTTCACCTCATTTTTTTCACTTTAAAAACCCTAACATTCGAAGACCTAGTCATATTAATCCTTCAACTAATCCTCTCCTAACTTAACCATTACATACATAAAATCCTATGGGAAAGCTATCGCAGAAGAACATTCTTGACAACCCTTCAAAGAACGACACTAATGCTAACCACGCAACGAATCCCGGGATGAAAGCTAAACGTACTCGGAAGACGATCCCTAGAGACTCCCCTCCTCAACGGAGCTCCATCTATCGCGGGGTGACAAGGTTTTAGGATTTGATCGACTGTTTTTATTCGGAAATCGATCTTTCGATGACCAATACATTAATGTGACGGATAACTAacttgtcttgaaaatttgaaatatatggaCTACTACTATTTTCGGTTTACGCAATATATATCGATTAACTTGATAATATGTTTTGGTTGGACGCTATAGGCACCGATGGACGGGGAGATACGAAGCACATTTGTGGGATAAGAATTGCTGGAACGAGGCACAAAACAAGAAAGGCAGACAAGGtttgttttcatattttttacTTGAAAAACGCATTGAAATTAAATGCAACTTTATATAGTTTCTGGgttcttttatttaaattttttattattggtactgatgatgtcatcTTGTTCTCTATATATGCATGGCTTGGTACTAATTCGGTGGCAATTTGATCGAAAATGCAGTCTATCTTGGTGAGTCTCGATCACTCTTACATGTTATTTAAAAACTAAAACGTTTTCGGCGAGTTAGTTTACCGTCATACATAGAATCACATAATGTACATCGATCAAATGTATCTTGTAAAATTCAAAATGATAAATCAAATTTCATATTTCGTTAAGACAATATTCGATTCGTTCTTTCGCAATTTACGACGACATCGGCGAATGATTTGGTTGTATCTTTTAATGTGTGAAGGTGCCTATGATGATGAAGACGCAGCTGCACATGCTTATGACTTGGCTGCACTCAAGTATTGGGGTCAAGACACTATTCTCAATTTCCCGGTAATTTAATTGTtacataataattataaataaaattataatttatagtGAGATTTTTAAGAATcgtaattatatataaatataatgggATGATTTTGAATTACAGTTGACCACATATGAGAAAGAGCTAATAGAGATGGATGGACAGTCTAGGGAAGAATATATTGGATCATTAAGGAGGTAagagtttaatttaattaacaataatTCAATCTTTTCATATTTATCAAATTTACATTTGAAAtactaattattttattattattgaaaaaTTTCAGGAAAAGCAGTGGTTTCTCTAGGGGAGTATCCAAGTATAGAGGAGTTGCAAGGTAAAAAAAGTTTACTATAATATTTCATTATCTACTATTAAGGGTAGTTTGATCTTGGGTAAAATCCATTAATTATGCCAAGATATGAGACAATATTGAGaggttaaattaaattaaaatatgagtTAAATTCTTAATTATATGTGGTGAATATAATTACATGTTAATTTTActcaatattttaatataaatttgtTGCAATATTCTTGCAGACATCATCACAATGGAAGATGGGAAGCCAGAATTGGAAGAGTTTTTGGCAATAAATATCTTTATCTCGGAACTTATGGTAAATTTTTATGCtatgttttatttttcaattctcTATATACTCGATCGAACCTCGTCTCATTTTTCGTTTTTTTGTCTTCTGCTAAACTATGAACATAATATGGTGCAGCTACACAAGAAGAAGCTGCAGTTGCATATGACATGGCAGCTATCGAATATCGTGGACTCAACGCGGTCACAAATTTCGATCTAAGTCGTTACATCAAATGGTTAAGacccaacaataacaacaacatcGTAAACAAGCTCGACGGTAATATCGAACCAAACATGGTTCCATGCGCCAACCACGACCTAGACATGGTAGCCACCAGTACCCTTCCACCCCTACAACAACCCTCCGATGCTTTCGATGCCACCACATCTCAGCCGCGACCCGCCAACGCCACATCAGCGTTAGGCCTTTTGCTACAATCTTCCAAGTTCAAGGAAATGATGGAAATGACCTTGGCTGCTGAGTATCCTTCCACACCACAGGATCAGTTTGAGTATCTACCACGAAGTAGCATTCCAGATGACATAAAAACGTGCTTCGAATCCAACGATTTCTGTTCTTACGAAGGAGACGACATCTTTGAGGATCTCAACTCTTTCATGCAGCCAATGGTTCAGTTTGACTCGATGCTCAATGGTGAAGATTTGATCGATCTTTAATTGATTTCATTTCTTTCTTTTCATTTGTTGACATGGAGAAAGTCCATTTCTATAATTTTTCTCTTCATTGTTTGTAGATACAAGTTGAATAAAAACATGAATGTTTGATTGTAAACGAACATTTGTTATTCGTTTCAAAATGTCCCATCAACGACAGATTAAGGAATAATCTCTTTAGTTTTatgatatcatgatttgtgtCCTTCGATTGTTTTTCACCTGTCGATTTCGAAAGCTGAATTTTTGACATAGGTCGGATTTTTCACAACATTTTATGTACATTTAATGTTAGGTCATAACTATAAAATTAATCATATTAAGTAAGTCATATACTAAAGAGTAGATCTTTGTTacacggtctcacgaatctttatctgtgagacaggtcaaccttaccgatatttacaataaaaagtaatactctcttagcataaaaataatatttttttcatagataacccaaataaaatatatgtatcacaaaatacgacctatgagaccgtctcacataagtttttgcctatacTAAATTGACAACCTAGTCATACTTCTAACGtgacaaaaaataataatttattcgaAAAAGTGATTAATCAagcaaaaatatcatataattgTGTTTGAAATTTATGAAATGAAATGATAGTAAATTTAGTTATTCAAATTCATCGATTCAAAACACAACATGAAGTTTTCACTTTCTGTTTTCGTAAAGCAAATTATaagatttgaaaatttaaaaaggaGAATTAGTGTGCATGGGAAACTGGAAATCGAAATCTTTGTTGGGGTGCGGTTTATTCTTCTATTCCATGCGTGGGTTTTGCAAGTGCCCATCATTAGCATTCCCAGCCAAGCAAaaacatttaataaatatttttttttaataattcttTGGATAAA is drawn from Primulina eburnea isolate SZY01 chromosome 10, ASM2296580v1, whole genome shotgun sequence and contains these coding sequences:
- the LOC140803804 gene encoding AP2-like ethylene-responsive transcription factor At1g16060; the protein is MGKLSQKNILDNPSKNDTNANHATNPGMKAKRTRKTIPRDSPPQRSSIYRGVTRHRWTGRYEAHLWDKNCWNEAQNKKGRQVYLGAYDDEDAAAHAYDLAALKYWGQDTILNFPLTTYEKELIEMDGQSREEYIGSLRRKSSGFSRGVSKYRGVARHHHNGRWEARIGRVFGNKYLYLGTYATQEEAAVAYDMAAIEYRGLNAVTNFDLSRYIKWLRPNNNNNIVNKLDGNIEPNMVPCANHDLDMVATSTLPPLQQPSDAFDATTSQPRPANATSALGLLLQSSKFKEMMEMTLAAEYPSTPQDQFEYLPRSSIPDDIKTCFESNDFCSYEGDDIFEDLNSFMQPMVQFDSMLNGEDLIDL